The following coding sequences are from one Phycisphaerae bacterium window:
- a CDS encoding sugar phosphate isomerase/epimerase, whose product MRTRTGGFRIGFRRGWSDWQKDLPALATWAKDAGFEAIDLAQARPEDIGQVRDAGLQVVSVDMLDWSALLSPDAGKRRSAIARNAAYFKEMATLGVQVFFTVAIPEDPSRPGKDNFDLAVASYGDLAPVAESLGATIALEGWPGSPPFANLCCNPETCRAMFREVPCRGLGINYDPSHLIRMGIDHARFAAEFADRIIHLHAKDTEIITDNLYEIGLYQQSIFQKPFFCGEFVWRYTIPGHGVARWSHILAILAKSGFGGVVSVELEDAEYNGTELGEQTGLLASLQYLETV is encoded by the coding sequence ATGCGCACACGTACCGGCGGTTTTCGGATCGGTTTTCGTCGCGGGTGGAGCGATTGGCAGAAAGACCTGCCTGCCTTGGCAACCTGGGCCAAGGATGCGGGTTTTGAGGCCATCGATCTTGCGCAGGCAAGACCCGAAGATATCGGTCAAGTACGGGATGCGGGCCTGCAGGTGGTATCCGTGGACATGCTCGACTGGTCGGCCCTGCTCAGTCCCGACGCCGGCAAACGCCGGTCGGCCATCGCCCGCAACGCGGCCTATTTCAAGGAGATGGCTACTCTGGGGGTCCAGGTTTTCTTCACCGTGGCCATCCCAGAGGACCCCTCCCGGCCGGGCAAGGACAACTTCGACCTGGCCGTCGCCAGCTACGGCGATCTGGCCCCTGTGGCCGAGAGCCTGGGAGCGACGATCGCACTGGAAGGCTGGCCCGGCAGTCCGCCGTTCGCCAATCTCTGCTGCAATCCGGAGACCTGCCGGGCGATGTTCCGTGAGGTGCCCTGCCGCGGTCTGGGCATCAACTACGATCCCTCGCACCTCATTCGAATGGGCATCGACCATGCCAGGTTCGCCGCCGAGTTCGCCGATCGGATCATACATCTTCACGCCAAGGATACGGAGATCATTACCGATAACCTCTACGAGATTGGCCTATACCAGCAGTCCATCTTCCAGAAACCGTTCTTCTGTGGCGAGTTCGTGTGGCGATACACGATTCCCGGTCACGGCGTGGCCCGCTGGAGCCACATTCTGGCGATCCTCGCAAAATCGGGTTTTGGCGGTGTTGTTTCGGTTGAACTGGAGGACGCCGAGTACAACGGTACCGAGCTGGGTGAACAGACCGGCCTCCTGGCATCACTGCAGTACCTGGAAACCGTTTGA